A DNA window from Aminivibrio sp. contains the following coding sequences:
- a CDS encoding HD domain-containing protein has protein sequence MTRTTKERDFMDNHGISAEWLVNYIDSFRGEDGTLHPLLEVKRVHSMKVRDNCALIADGLGWTGFLRDLALTAAVLHDAGRFLQFADYGTFFDGASVDHGDLGRRVLEEAFPWERLEGEGVKATVLESVRLHNKKILPSDVPPDLLPIAEIVRDSDKIDVFRLVRRHVEENRVNDLLPRLDVGGGYSGELVRELEEEGQGSYRNVRSLADFLLVQLSWAFDLNFAPSFRILRGDGTFSWIAGRLPSHPTVDPFVDSVFRHVEAMA, from the coding sequence ATGACCCGGACGACAAAGGAGCGTGACTTCATGGATAATCATGGAATTTCTGCGGAATGGCTCGTAAACTACATTGACAGTTTCCGGGGAGAGGATGGGACACTCCACCCCCTTCTCGAGGTAAAACGGGTTCACAGTATGAAAGTCAGAGACAACTGCGCCCTGATTGCCGATGGCCTGGGGTGGACAGGCTTCCTTCGGGACCTTGCCCTCACGGCGGCAGTCCTTCACGATGCCGGGCGGTTCCTCCAGTTTGCCGACTACGGCACCTTCTTCGACGGCGCTTCGGTGGACCACGGGGACCTGGGACGCAGGGTGCTCGAAGAGGCTTTTCCCTGGGAGCGGCTTGAGGGTGAGGGTGTAAAAGCGACGGTGCTGGAATCGGTCCGGCTGCACAATAAAAAAATCCTTCCCTCCGATGTCCCGCCTGATCTGCTGCCTATAGCCGAAATTGTCAGGGACAGCGATAAGATTGACGTTTTCCGGCTGGTTCGCCGCCACGTGGAGGAAAACAGGGTCAACGACCTTCTTCCCAGGCTGGATGTAGGCGGGGGCTATTCCGGGGAACTCGTCAGGGAGCTTGAGGAAGAGGGGCAGGGTTCTTACCGGAACGTCCGTTCCCTTGCCGATTTTCTTCTCGTGCAGCTTTCGTGGGCTTTCGATCTCAACTTCGCCCCGTCCTTCCGGATTCTGCGCGGGGACGGTACCTTTTCATGGATTGCGGGCAGGCTCCCCTCCCATCCGACGGTGGATCCTTTCGTGGATTCCGTGTTCCGGCATGTGGAGGCCATGGCCTGA
- a CDS encoding SpoIIE family protein phosphatase — translation MKEQGGAPLALEVAGFRFDGMNLLDMFHEALVIWETSTGAVLYTNEAARALYGYSWGETSDLSLDEIFPGWEGSLRNTSFSLQTATHRKKNGIFFPVQFTCRSLSGNAGDVMMMVASDVSPENLVHDSVSLAASIQRGFLPGDLEGDARIEVRGIYRPMHLISGDMFGYHWDDRQGILSGYLFDVMGHGVPAALRTSAIMVLFHQAFEDDARAGVSLEEKLAWVNSMAESRILSDSFAAAVCFRLNLPEKRLDYCAAGINGFLHGSGGGLKKIASPGSLLGLPGAAVFGSGSLPAEPGEYFLFLSDGFLDHQVEQENGPLSFPEAYDRLFQAGYTGAARDDQSALCVLVRKT, via the coding sequence ATGAAAGAGCAGGGAGGGGCCCCGCTGGCCCTGGAGGTCGCCGGCTTCAGGTTTGACGGCATGAACCTTCTCGACATGTTCCATGAGGCTCTCGTCATATGGGAAACTTCCACAGGAGCCGTCCTCTACACCAATGAAGCGGCGAGGGCTCTGTACGGATACTCCTGGGGGGAAACTTCCGACCTGTCCCTGGATGAGATTTTCCCCGGCTGGGAGGGGAGTCTTAGGAACACTTCCTTTTCCCTCCAGACGGCGACCCACAGAAAGAAAAACGGCATATTCTTCCCCGTCCAGTTCACCTGCCGGTCCCTCTCCGGGAATGCCGGGGACGTGATGATGATGGTCGCCTCGGATGTCTCTCCTGAAAACCTGGTCCATGACAGCGTGTCCCTCGCCGCGTCGATCCAGAGGGGGTTCCTGCCCGGAGACCTCGAGGGGGACGCCCGGATCGAGGTCAGGGGCATCTACCGTCCCATGCACCTCATCAGCGGCGACATGTTCGGATACCACTGGGATGACCGACAGGGGATCCTCAGCGGTTACCTCTTTGACGTCATGGGGCACGGAGTTCCGGCCGCCCTGCGGACATCGGCCATCATGGTGCTTTTCCACCAGGCTTTCGAGGATGACGCCCGTGCAGGCGTTTCCCTGGAAGAAAAACTGGCCTGGGTGAACTCCATGGCGGAGAGCAGGATTCTCTCCGATTCTTTTGCGGCGGCAGTCTGCTTCCGGCTGAACCTGCCGGAGAAAAGGCTGGATTACTGCGCTGCCGGAATCAACGGCTTCCTGCACGGCAGCGGAGGCGGACTGAAAAAAATCGCTTCCCCCGGGTCGCTGCTGGGGCTTCCCGGGGCTGCCGTCTTCGGTTCAGGCAGTCTCCCCGCGGAACCGGGCGAGTACTTTCTTTTCCTCAGCGACGGCTTTCTCGACCATCAGGTGGAACAGGAAAACGGCCCCCTCTCCTTTCCCGAGGCTTACGACCGCCTCTTCCAGGCGGGCTATACGGGGGCGGCCAGGGACGACCAGTCCGCCCTGTGCGTGCTGGTCCGCAAGACCTAG
- a CDS encoding response regulator yields the protein MAPISGQEQEPLRRIIELEEALRRAEESSRNKSAFIANLSHEILTPLNSIIGVANLFQGTRLDLEQKKFVEMLSTSARDLLRLVEELLDLSLIETGRLSLQSEPFPVRSSCSRTIRPIAVSIQDRRLSLELHVEPAVPEFLRGDSARLNQIIRNMVTNAIAFTPKGTITVRVFLEEETDSSADLHITAIHPDGGMGAVKGRDTDYSDMERKDFSASFQGAGMGLLIARGIAEAMGGRLWTEFSDSGDRAIHFRASLGKVHPEEELPGKETESGEGLPSEKKPLPAEISILVVDDNRFNRSLTRTILRKMGGPGWKVSLAESGTEALQLMEEEHFDLVFMDVQMPGMDGLECTRLARKKETAHGRRSVIIAMTAYAREGDREMCLDAGMDDYIAKPVEAGELRSVISRNLA from the coding sequence ATGGCGCCCATTTCAGGACAGGAACAGGAACCGCTCCGGCGGATCATCGAACTCGAGGAGGCCCTCCGCAGGGCCGAGGAAAGCAGCAGGAACAAGAGCGCCTTCATCGCCAACCTCAGCCACGAAATACTGACTCCTCTCAACTCCATCATCGGTGTGGCCAACCTGTTCCAGGGAACCAGGCTGGATCTTGAACAGAAAAAGTTCGTCGAAATGCTCTCCACATCAGCGAGAGATTTGCTCCGCCTGGTGGAGGAGCTTCTCGACCTTTCCCTCATCGAGACGGGCCGGCTTTCCCTGCAGAGCGAACCCTTTCCCGTCCGGTCGAGCTGTTCCAGGACGATCCGGCCCATCGCCGTCTCGATCCAGGATCGGCGGCTTTCCCTGGAACTGCATGTTGAACCTGCCGTTCCGGAATTTCTTCGGGGAGACAGCGCACGGCTGAACCAGATCATCAGGAACATGGTGACCAATGCCATCGCCTTTACTCCGAAAGGGACCATTACGGTACGGGTCTTCCTGGAGGAAGAAACGGATTCGTCCGCGGACCTTCACATCACGGCGATTCATCCCGACGGCGGCATGGGGGCGGTGAAAGGACGGGATACGGACTATTCGGACATGGAACGGAAGGACTTTTCCGCGTCCTTCCAGGGTGCCGGCATGGGGCTCCTCATTGCCCGGGGGATCGCGGAAGCCATGGGAGGCAGGCTCTGGACGGAGTTTTCCGACTCAGGGGACCGGGCCATTCATTTCCGGGCCTCCCTGGGGAAGGTCCATCCCGAGGAGGAGCTTCCCGGGAAAGAAACGGAATCCGGAGAGGGGCTTCCCTCCGAAAAAAAACCCCTCCCCGCGGAAATTTCGATCCTGGTGGTGGACGACAACAGGTTCAACCGGAGCCTCACCAGAACCATTCTCAGGAAAATGGGCGGCCCCGGCTGGAAAGTATCCCTGGCGGAAAGCGGTACCGAGGCACTGCAGCTCATGGAGGAGGAGCATTTCGACCTCGTCTTCATGGATGTTCAGATGCCCGGCATGGACGGCCTCGAATGTACCAGGCTGGCCAGGAAGAAAGAGACCGCGCATGGGCGCAGGTCCGTCATAATCGCCATGACAGCCTACGCCAGAGAGGGAGACCGTGAAATGTGCCTCGACGCCGGAATGGATGACTATATCGCCAAGCCGGTGGAAGCGGGGGAGCTACGCTCCGTCATCTCGAGAAACCTGGCCTAG
- a CDS encoding PQQ-binding-like beta-propeller repeat protein: MKMHRTIPLFLIAAALLSLSVPFEASAWRGVQKWSYDAQNSVTGSPAAVNGNIVIGDSEGRLLALDKNTGELRWTFTAGATINGAPALLGTTLFTGGSDGTLFAVDGTTGREIWHFSLSEKYTPGAIWSSPAAGNGRVYFNSADGKVYALDAASGNLAWTFDTGRELRSSPVLSGSLLFVGAYEGLFHALDAGTGKKVWGGGSGGPITTPTAADGTVFFGSWDGTLQAVKIQGVIPQWKYSAGEAITTRPLVAEGRVFFGTVNGKMVALEGASGKLLWEFSVPGGIHSNPAYHEGMVFFGSDGGTLFALDAATGREVWKFESGREIMSDPLFVDGGLYIGSFDGKVYAFE, from the coding sequence ATGAAAATGCATCGCACAATCCCGTTGTTTCTTATAGCGGCAGCATTACTCTCCCTGTCGGTTCCCTTTGAGGCTTCAGCCTGGCGGGGAGTTCAGAAGTGGAGCTATGACGCACAGAACAGCGTGACGGGATCACCCGCCGCAGTGAACGGCAATATCGTCATCGGCGACAGCGAAGGGCGCCTTCTCGCTCTCGACAAGAACACCGGGGAACTCAGGTGGACCTTTACTGCGGGCGCCACCATCAACGGAGCCCCCGCCCTTCTGGGCACAACGCTGTTTACCGGAGGATCCGACGGCACCCTCTTCGCCGTCGACGGGACAACGGGCCGGGAGATCTGGCATTTCAGCCTCTCGGAAAAGTACACCCCCGGCGCCATCTGGTCATCCCCTGCCGCCGGGAACGGCCGTGTCTATTTCAACAGCGCCGACGGCAAGGTCTACGCTCTCGACGCGGCGTCGGGAAACCTGGCCTGGACATTCGACACTGGCCGGGAGCTCCGCTCTTCACCGGTCCTCAGCGGCAGTCTCCTGTTCGTCGGGGCATACGAAGGGCTCTTCCATGCCCTTGATGCCGGGACAGGAAAAAAAGTTTGGGGCGGCGGAAGCGGCGGTCCCATCACCACCCCGACGGCAGCGGACGGAACGGTCTTCTTCGGGAGCTGGGACGGGACGCTCCAGGCGGTGAAGATACAGGGGGTGATTCCCCAGTGGAAATACAGCGCCGGAGAAGCGATCACCACCAGGCCCCTGGTTGCGGAGGGCAGGGTTTTCTTCGGGACGGTGAACGGAAAGATGGTGGCCCTTGAAGGCGCCTCGGGGAAGCTCCTCTGGGAGTTTTCCGTTCCGGGGGGCATCCACTCCAATCCCGCCTATCACGAGGGAATGGTGTTCTTCGGCAGCGATGGGGGCACCCTCTTCGCCCTGGACGCGGCGACAGGCAGAGAAGTATGGAAATTCGAGTCCGGGCGGGAGATCATGTCGGATCCGCTCTTTGTGGACGGAGGGCTGTACATCGGAAGTTTCGACGGAAAAGTCTACGCCTTCGAATAA